A genomic region of Macaca thibetana thibetana isolate TM-01 chromosome 14, ASM2454274v1, whole genome shotgun sequence contains the following coding sequences:
- the RNF141 gene encoding RING finger protein 141: MGQQISDQTQLVINKLPEKVAKHVTLVRESGSLTYEEFLGRVAELNDVTAKVASGQEKHLLFEVQPGSDSSAFWKVVVRVVCTKINKSSGIVEASRIMNLYQFIQLYKDITSQAAGVLAQSSTSEEPDENSSSVTSCQASLWMGRVKQLTDEEECCICMDGRADLILPCAHSFCQKCIDKWSDRHRNCPICRLQMTGANESWVVSDAPTEDDMANYILNMADEAGQPHRP, encoded by the exons ATGGGACAGCAAATTTCGGATCAGACACAGTTGGTTATTAACAAGTTACCAGAAAAAGTAGCAAAACATGTTACATTGGTTCGAGAAAGTGGCTCCTTAACTTATGAAGAATTTCTTGGGAGAGTAGCTGAGCTTAATGATGT AACTGCTAAAGTGGCTTCTGGCCAGGAAAAACATCTTCTCTTTGAGGTACAACCTGGGTCTGATTCCTCTGCTTTTTGGAAAGTGGTTGTACGGGTGGTCTGTACCAAG attaACAAAAGCAGTGGCATTGTGGAGGCATCACGGATCATGAATTTATACCAGTTTATTCAACTTTATAAAGATATCACAAGTCAAGCAGCAGGAGTGTTGGCACAGAGCTCCACTTCTGAAGAACCCGATGAAAACTCATCCTCTGTAACATCTTGTCAGGCTAGTCTTTGGATGGGAAG GGTGAAGCAGCTGACCGATGAGGAGGAGTGTTGTATCTGCATGGACGGGCGGGCTGACCTCATCCTGCCTTGTGCTCACAGCTTTTGTCAGAAGTGTATTGATAAATG GAGTGATCGACACAGGAATTGCCCTATTTGTCGCCTACAGATGACTGGAGCAAATGAATCTTGGGTGGTATCAGATGCACCTACTGAAGATGATATGGCTAACTATATTCTTAACATGGCTGATGAGGCAGGCCAGCCCCACAGGCCATGA